One window of the Natronomonas marina genome contains the following:
- a CDS encoding transcription initiation factor IIB family protein: MYRATDQVENEEWLAAIDDAAERLDLGSDAKSRAVDLFLSTVPDSERSKRATVAASLYAGALIAGERRSQSAVADAVGVARLTVQKRWKDLMEEAGLEPPAW, from the coding sequence GTGTACCGGGCCACCGATCAGGTCGAAAACGAGGAGTGGCTGGCCGCCATCGACGACGCGGCCGAGCGGCTCGATTTGGGCAGCGACGCGAAGTCGCGGGCGGTCGACCTCTTCCTGTCGACGGTGCCCGATTCCGAGCGCTCGAAGCGGGCGACGGTGGCCGCCAGTCTCTACGCGGGCGCGCTCATCGCCGGCGAGCGCCGCTCGCAGTCGGCGGTCGCCGATGCGGTCGGCGTCGCCCGGCTGACCGTCCAGAAGCGCTGGAAGGACCTGATGGAGGAGGCGGGGCTGGAGCCGCCGGCGTGGTGA
- a CDS encoding PAS domain-containing sensor histidine kinase, which produces MSEESDYATNEAYLAVDDEWRLTRSNAAARLLDRPAAELSGSRLWEAFPEIEGTPFAEALRRAMADSEAVSREAPLPDRDAWFELRAYPDDGGLSMYLRDVTDRRERTRALEATRARFSALTSNTDQVVLTIDDDSVVRYANEATEAVFGYAPDELVGRSLLTLVPERFHDAHEAAIDRYLETGERSLEWDWIELPGLHRDGHEVPLGISFGEAEVGGAHRFTATVRDISDRKRRERRREATLESLRELYDVTTDPELAFEEKIDRTLELGCERLELPYGFLSRVDTDETGDGRQTIVHACGDHPLLQSEESCPLSEAYCRRAIETDGLLAIQDAVAAGFEDDPAYRTFELGAYIGGKVVVDGDLYGTLCFAATEPREEPFSDAARMLVRVTSKWMSYELERTQRTAELKRTNERLEEFASVVSHDLRNPLTVADGHLELAREEADSEDLAAVAEALERMEALVDDLLALARDGESAAEIEAVDLARVSTDCFETVETADAELVVGETSALRADAGRLKQLLENLFRNAVEHAGEDVTITVGDLDRGFYVEDDGPGIPADDGEAVFESGFTTAESGTGFGLAIVEEIATAHGWSVTATESADGGARFEITGVERP; this is translated from the coding sequence ATGAGCGAGGAGTCCGATTACGCGACGAACGAGGCGTATCTCGCGGTGGACGACGAGTGGCGTCTCACGCGGAGCAACGCCGCCGCCCGCCTGCTCGACCGACCGGCTGCGGAACTGTCCGGCAGCCGGCTCTGGGAAGCCTTCCCCGAAATCGAGGGGACACCGTTCGCCGAGGCGCTCCGGCGTGCGATGGCCGACAGCGAGGCGGTCTCCCGGGAGGCGCCCCTCCCCGACCGGGACGCGTGGTTCGAACTTCGGGCGTATCCCGACGACGGTGGCCTCTCGATGTACCTCCGGGACGTCACCGACCGCCGGGAGCGAACCCGGGCACTCGAGGCCACGCGAGCCCGGTTCAGCGCCCTGACGAGCAACACCGATCAGGTCGTCCTCACCATCGACGACGACAGCGTCGTCCGGTACGCAAACGAGGCGACAGAAGCGGTGTTCGGCTACGCGCCCGACGAACTCGTCGGTCGGTCGCTGCTGACGCTCGTCCCCGAGCGGTTCCACGACGCCCACGAGGCGGCCATCGACCGCTACCTGGAGACGGGCGAGCGAAGCCTCGAGTGGGACTGGATCGAACTGCCCGGCCTCCACAGGGACGGCCACGAGGTACCGCTGGGCATCTCCTTCGGCGAGGCCGAGGTCGGCGGCGCCCATCGGTTCACCGCCACGGTTCGGGACATCAGCGACCGGAAGCGACGCGAGCGGCGCCGGGAGGCCACCCTCGAGAGCCTCCGGGAACTGTACGACGTGACGACCGATCCGGAACTGGCCTTCGAGGAGAAGATCGACCGCACGCTGGAACTCGGCTGCGAACGGCTCGAACTGCCCTACGGCTTCCTCTCTCGCGTCGATACCGACGAGACCGGCGACGGGCGACAGACCATCGTCCACGCCTGCGGCGACCACCCGCTGCTCCAGTCCGAGGAGTCCTGCCCGCTCTCGGAGGCGTACTGCCGTCGCGCCATCGAGACCGACGGTCTGCTGGCCATCCAGGACGCCGTCGCCGCCGGCTTCGAGGACGACCCCGCCTATCGGACGTTCGAACTCGGCGCCTACATCGGCGGGAAGGTCGTCGTCGACGGTGACCTCTACGGGACGCTCTGCTTCGCCGCGACCGAGCCCCGCGAGGAGCCGTTCAGCGACGCCGCCCGGATGCTGGTTCGCGTGACGAGCAAGTGGATGAGCTACGAACTGGAGCGAACCCAGCGGACGGCGGAGCTAAAGCGGACCAACGAGCGCCTCGAGGAGTTCGCAAGCGTCGTCTCCCACGACCTCCGGAACCCCCTGACGGTCGCCGACGGCCACCTCGAGTTGGCCCGCGAGGAAGCCGACAGCGAGGACCTCGCGGCGGTCGCCGAGGCGCTGGAACGCATGGAGGCGCTCGTCGACGACCTGCTCGCCCTGGCACGGGACGGCGAGTCGGCCGCCGAAATCGAGGCCGTCGACCTCGCACGGGTCAGTACCGACTGCTTCGAAACCGTCGAAACCGCCGACGCCGAACTGGTCGTCGGGGAGACGAGCGCGCTCCGGGCCGACGCCGGCCGCCTGAAGCAACTGCTCGAGAACCTCTTTCGGAACGCGGTTGAGCACGCCGGCGAGGACGTGACCATCACCGTCGGTGACCTCGACCGCGGCTTCTACGTCGAAGACGACGGTCCCGGCATCCCCGCCGACGACGGCGAGGCCGTCTTCGAGAGCGGGTTCACCACCGCCGAGTCGGGAACCGGGTTCGGCCTCGCCATCGTCGAGGAGATAGCCACCGCCCACGGCTGGAGCGTGACCGCGACGGAGAGCGCCGACGGCGGCGCCCGATTCGAGATCACCGGCGTCGAACGGCCGTGA
- a CDS encoding GNAT family N-acetyltransferase, producing MTDVDEGEVPTLSLRAYDERDAGAVWRLHELAFRDIETDPADIPGTDDLRDVRGTYIESGGGFLVGTVPSAPPEVPRVHDGALVAMGGFLPSGAGHDDERHVEGAAELHRMRVAPACQRRGYGRRLLGALEAAVEAAGYDPVLATTARRQRAAVEFYADAGYTVVGESTAVEYELVHFEKRLG from the coding sequence ATGACGGACGTCGACGAGGGGGAGGTACCGACGCTCTCGCTGCGGGCGTACGACGAGCGGGACGCCGGGGCGGTGTGGCGGTTGCACGAACTGGCGTTCCGTGACATCGAGACGGACCCGGCGGACATCCCGGGGACCGACGACCTCCGGGACGTGCGGGGGACCTACATCGAGTCGGGCGGTGGCTTCCTGGTAGGCACAGTCCCGTCGGCGCCCCCGGAGGTGCCGCGGGTCCACGACGGCGCGCTGGTGGCGATGGGCGGGTTCCTGCCGAGCGGGGCGGGTCACGACGACGAGCGGCACGTCGAGGGGGCGGCGGAACTGCACCGGATGCGGGTCGCGCCCGCCTGTCAGCGCCGCGGCTACGGCCGGCGGTTGCTCGGGGCGCTGGAGGCGGCCGTCGAGGCGGCCGGCTACGACCCGGTGCTGGCGACGACCGCCCGCAGACAGCGAGCGGCCGTCGAGTTCTACGCCGACGCGGGCTACACGGTGGTCGGCGAGTCGACGGCGGTCGAGTACGAGCTCGTACACTTCGAGAAACGGCTGGGCTGA
- a CDS encoding glutamate--cysteine ligase, which translates to MELGSREAFDRMGTLGIEEEFFVVDETGRPTAGTDELVYDSEPPAILADRLDHELFKCVIETQTPTVESLGEAEDALESVRTALVEHAREHGFDVAAAGLHPAAEWRRLEHAEKPRYRAQLDRIRYPQHRNTTAGLHVHVGVDDADKAVWVANELRWYLPVMLALSANSPFWNGFDTGLASARAKIFEGLPNTGMPTAFEDFEAFQHFERTMVETDSINDRGELWYDVRPHSEHGTVEVRTPDGQADPERVLAFVEYTAALVEDLAARYEDGETGREHRREPLDENKWRALRYGHDAELLTPEWDGTVGLGEVVDREASRLGVSGIRSLYEAESGTRRQRRLLEEEGLEALCAALLVGSEVP; encoded by the coding sequence ATGGAGTTGGGCTCCCGCGAGGCCTTCGACCGGATGGGCACGCTCGGCATCGAAGAGGAGTTCTTCGTCGTCGACGAGACCGGGCGCCCGACGGCGGGAACCGACGAACTGGTCTACGACTCGGAGCCGCCCGCGATTCTGGCGGACCGCCTGGACCACGAACTGTTCAAGTGCGTCATCGAGACGCAGACACCCACCGTCGAGTCGCTGGGGGAAGCCGAGGACGCGCTGGAGTCAGTCCGGACTGCGCTGGTCGAGCACGCCCGCGAGCACGGCTTCGACGTGGCGGCGGCGGGGCTGCACCCGGCAGCGGAGTGGCGACGGCTCGAACACGCCGAGAAGCCGCGGTACCGGGCCCAGCTGGACCGCATCCGGTACCCACAGCACCGCAACACGACGGCGGGCCTGCACGTCCACGTCGGGGTCGACGACGCCGACAAGGCGGTGTGGGTCGCCAACGAACTGCGGTGGTACCTGCCGGTCATGCTCGCGCTGTCGGCGAACTCGCCGTTCTGGAACGGCTTCGACACGGGGCTGGCCTCCGCGCGGGCCAAGATATTCGAGGGGCTGCCGAACACGGGGATGCCGACGGCCTTCGAGGACTTCGAGGCGTTCCAGCATTTCGAGCGGACGATGGTCGAGACGGACTCGATCAACGACCGCGGCGAGCTGTGGTACGACGTGCGGCCCCACTCCGAGCACGGCACCGTCGAGGTGCGGACGCCGGACGGGCAGGCCGACCCCGAGCGGGTGCTGGCGTTCGTCGAGTACACGGCCGCGCTGGTCGAGGACCTGGCGGCCCGCTACGAGGACGGCGAGACGGGCCGCGAGCACCGCCGGGAGCCGCTCGACGAGAACAAGTGGCGGGCGCTGCGGTACGGGCACGACGCCGAGCTACTGACCCCCGAGTGGGACGGGACGGTCGGGCTGGGTGAGGTCGTCGACCGGGAGGCCAGTCGCCTCGGCGTGTCGGGGATTCGGTCGCTGTACGAGGCCGAGAGCGGGACGCGACGGCAGCGCCGCCTCCTCGAGGAAGAGGGCCTGGAGGCGCTGTGTGCGGCGCTGCTGGTGGGCAGCGAGGTGCCGTGA
- a CDS encoding phosphopantetheine adenylyltransferase produces MNVVLGGTFDPVHDGHRALFERAFELGDLTVGLTSDDLAPKTRNVDRYVRPFDERKADLERELAALAADHDREFEVRRLEEPTGVADEPGFDVLIASPETVEGAEQVNEKRERKGLDPLEIEVVDHVYAEDGDVISSTRIVAGEIDDHGNLTPERDGRPASRD; encoded by the coding sequence ATGAACGTCGTACTGGGCGGGACCTTCGACCCGGTCCACGACGGCCACCGGGCGCTGTTCGAGCGTGCCTTCGAGCTGGGGGACCTGACCGTCGGCCTGACCAGCGACGACCTCGCCCCGAAGACCCGCAACGTGGACCGCTACGTCCGCCCGTTCGACGAGCGGAAGGCCGACCTCGAGCGGGAGCTCGCGGCGCTGGCGGCCGACCACGACCGCGAGTTCGAGGTGCGGCGACTCGAGGAACCGACCGGCGTCGCCGACGAACCGGGCTTCGACGTACTCATCGCCTCTCCCGAGACCGTCGAGGGCGCCGAGCAGGTCAACGAGAAACGCGAGCGGAAGGGACTCGATCCGCTGGAAATCGAGGTCGTCGACCACGTCTACGCCGAGGACGGCGACGTGATCTCCTCGACCCGCATCGTCGCCGGCGAAATCGACGACCACGGCAACCTCACGCCCGAACGGGACGGCCGGCCGGCCAGCCGGGACTGA
- a CDS encoding MOSC domain-containing protein, which produces MRLEAIFVAEAGGEPMETRESVEAVHGGLAGDRYCTGRGYYSPFDVCETTFVQAEAIEEIRETTGIDLADGRHRRNLVVRGGDVHDLLNCRFELGAATFEGTRPRPPCRHVEEVAGEDGVARALGDGRGGICARVADPGELRVGDEVGDVEEMGNFEGLVASIRDRVGR; this is translated from the coding sequence ATGCGCCTGGAAGCCATCTTCGTCGCCGAGGCCGGCGGCGAGCCGATGGAGACCCGCGAGTCCGTCGAGGCCGTCCACGGCGGACTGGCGGGGGACCGTTACTGCACCGGCCGCGGCTACTACTCGCCGTTCGACGTCTGCGAGACCACGTTCGTGCAGGCTGAGGCCATCGAGGAGATACGCGAGACGACCGGCATCGACCTCGCGGACGGTCGCCACCGCCGCAACCTCGTCGTCCGGGGCGGCGACGTCCACGACCTCTTGAACTGCCGGTTCGAACTCGGGGCGGCGACGTTCGAGGGGACCCGTCCCCGGCCGCCCTGCCGGCACGTCGAGGAGGTGGCGGGCGAGGACGGCGTCGCCCGCGCGCTCGGGGACGGCCGCGGCGGCATCTGTGCCCGGGTGGCCGACCCCGGCGAGTTGCGCGTCGGCGACGAGGTTGGCGACGTCGAGGAGATGGGGAACTTCGAGGGGCTGGTCGCCAGCATCCGGGACCGGGTCGGTCGGTAG
- a CDS encoding winged helix-turn-helix domain-containing protein, giving the protein MSTDEKADDGSGEPVDTEEGSVRGKLEQEAGKAAEQFDESIVDLLSWVLDTETRARIYVYLRQNPGSTSEEIAEGTGLYPSTVREALAELNDEEKVGRRKREASGAGNNPYEYTAMAPSDLVGDIVGEVQDELNTVFNLDSHLGVRSDDEREPVNITVGTDNSDDGDE; this is encoded by the coding sequence ATGTCTACGGACGAAAAGGCGGACGACGGGTCGGGAGAGCCCGTCGACACGGAGGAGGGGAGCGTACGGGGCAAACTGGAACAGGAGGCGGGAAAGGCAGCCGAGCAGTTCGACGAGAGCATCGTCGACCTGCTCTCGTGGGTGCTGGACACCGAGACGCGGGCCAGAATCTACGTCTATCTGCGACAGAACCCCGGCAGCACGAGCGAGGAGATAGCCGAGGGGACGGGGCTGTACCCCAGCACCGTCCGGGAGGCGCTGGCCGAGTTGAACGACGAGGAGAAGGTCGGGCGCCGCAAGCGGGAGGCCAGCGGTGCCGGCAACAACCCCTACGAGTACACCGCGATGGCGCCCAGCGACCTCGTCGGCGACATCGTCGGCGAGGTGCAGGACGAACTGAACACCGTCTTCAACCTGGATTCGCACCTCGGCGTCCGGTCGGACGACGAACGGGAGCCGGTGAATATCACGGTCGGGACCGACAACTCCGACGACGGCGACGAGTGA